A genomic segment from Aspergillus puulaauensis MK2 DNA, chromosome 1, nearly complete sequence encodes:
- a CDS encoding TOM complex receptor protein TOM20 (COG:U;~EggNog:ENOG410PPYB;~InterPro:IPR023392,IPR002056;~PFAM:PF02064;~go_component: GO:0005742 - mitochondrial outer membrane translocase complex [Evidence IEA];~go_process: GO:0006605 - protein targeting [Evidence IEA];~go_process: GO:0006886 - intracellular protein transport [Evidence IEA]): protein MRTSTLAFASAGTIITGLLAYAVYFDHKRQTDPEFRKSLKRNNRRLARAVKEEVEAQGAQQRESIKKALQQAKEEGFPTDLEEKEAYFMGQVAKGEGLCSEGADKVDAALAFYKALKVYPQPKDLISIYDKTVPKEVLEVLAEMVAMDPALKLGSFTGEGGSAADHHGVE, encoded by the exons ATGAGAACCTCAACGCTAGCCTTCGCCTCTGCTGGCACCATCATTACCGGCCTTCTCG CTTATGCCGTGTACTTCGACCACAAGAGACAGACGGACCCCGAATTCCGGAAATCATTGAAGCGTAACAACCGACGACTGGCAAGGGCTGTCAAGGAAGAGGTGGAAGCCCAGGGAGCTCAACAACGCGAAAGCATCAAGAAGGCTCTCCagcaggcgaaggaggaaggtTTCCCCACCGAtctcgaggagaaggaggcgtaCTTCATGGGTCAAGTCGCTAAGGGCGAGGGCCTTTGCTCCGAAG GTGCAGACAAGGTCGATGCTGCATTGGCCTTTTATAAGGCACTTAAGGTCTACCCTCAGCCCAAGGACCTGATCTCCATATATGACAAGACCGTCCCCAAGGAGGTGTTGGAGGTCCTTGCTGAAATGGTCGCCATGGATCCTGCCCTCAAGCTCGGCAGTTTCACTGGCGAAGGTGGCAGTGCTGCTGACCACCACGGCGTTGAGTAA
- the EXO84 gene encoding exocyst subunit EXO84 (COG:U;~EggNog:ENOG410PI5R;~InterPro:IPR042561,IPR042560,IPR011993,IPR016159, IPR032403,IPR033961;~PFAM:PF08700,PF16528;~go_component: GO:0000145 - exocyst [Evidence IEA];~go_process: GO:0006887 - exocytosis [Evidence IEA]): MEGRGLTLRSKSRRPRPQISAPKPISGPLPQNHKAPTTSTASSGSGSRDYAPSNHATSDLVKRRYSTRFNQTPDFDGAPPVPSVPQVPSAYTGLKPPQSSRKPSAEPSGPPEVDLNVLRDPSLPVDRYVTSLLANASEDDIRQYQQSLKKIKNRTSTDLQQNVYQNRTQFIRISQEADKLKGEMKTLRSLMAELTTALGQTAIGDGPNPMSPTTDERISKRSNRSSVANLESMWNVQLQTLWKTVEGSQKFLPMVPGRHIVLETGNWAELDSATWKPKRPVHIVLLNDHLLVAAKKRKRVDHSNPNHRGPAPTKLIAEECWPLQDVDMIDLGANLGTGSTREEAEDRGITNAINVRVGSKPFTYRHDKRNSSAKSDLLGTFRKTVEDLRRTLRTETETAGKNVESLGYMNNRNSLLYSPKPDLHENTESARDKPEVRIDVDGKQQNLRWVDSQVDELDIDIALQRFEEAVSNIDRLRKLARGLKSNAVAQDVINAKVDERAARLAGVLSRSLIDTHSFPVTTKTNVTWLTRLGFEDQARESYLKARSDNISKRIRACVFEGDLPLYIFQISYVYFTLIKNTIGIYQQCFPSVMTSACIKWAKHHLDGFNALLTRQLSSVQRGTTVWQKCIDVVHEQAGILAEVGVDFADLIAKGLEMTEEEKTTRPEMTRSESLIMGLAEAAASKEH, encoded by the exons ATGGAAGGCCGGGGTCTCACACTCCGCAGCAAATCTCGCCGGCCCCGTCCACAGATCAGTGCCCCGAAACCCATCTCGGGTCCACTACCCCAGAATCATAAGGCTCCTACCACGTCCACTGCTTCCTCCGGCTCCGGTTCGCGCGACTATGCACCGTCAAATCATGCGACGTCGGATCTAGTCAAGCGGAGATATTCCACTCGCTTCAACCAGACCCCTGATTTCGATGGGGCTCCACCAGTTCCGAGTGTACCGCAAGTCCCCTCCGCTTATACAGGGCTTAAACCCCCGCAGTCAAGCCGGAAACCATCGGCGGAACCATCAGGACCTCCAGAAGTTGATCTCAATGTCCTACGGGATCCAAGCTTACCGGTTGATCGAT ACGTGACCAGCCTACTCGCAAATGCCTCAGAGGATGATATTAGGCAGTATCAGCAAAGTCtcaagaaaataaagaacAGAACCTCGACCGATCTTCAGCAGAATGTGTATCAAAACCGCACCCAGTTCATCAGGATCAGTCAGGAGGCGGACAAGCTCAAGGGAGAGATGAAGACTCTTCGCTCTCTGATGGCTGAGCTCACTACTGCATTGGGGCAGACTGCCATCGGGGATGGGCCGAATCCCATGTCGCCTACTACGGATGAGCGGATATCCAAGCGCAGTAACCGTAGCTCAGTCGCCAACCTCGAGAGCATGTGGaacgtccagctccagacATTATGGAAAACAGTCGAGGGGTCCCAAAAGTTCTTACCCATGGTCCCAGGTCGTCATATTGTTCTGGAGACCGGCAATTGGGCCGAACTTGACTCGGCAACTTGGAAACCCAAACGCCCAGTTCACATCGTGCTTCTCAATGACCATTTGCTAGTCGCGGCCAAGAAGCGGAAACGAGTTGACCACTCCAACCCAAACCACCGTGGTCCAGCACCGACAAAACTAATTGCAGAAGAATGTTGGCCACTACAGGATGTCGATATGATCGACCTGGGTGCCAACTTGGGCACTGGATCCACTCGCGAAGAGGCTGAGGATCGTGGGATTACGAACGCGATCAATGTTCGTGTAGGGTCAAAGCCATTCACCTATCGCCATGACAAACGAAACAGCTCTGCTAAGAGCGATCTTTTGGGTACATTCCGGAAAACTGTGGAGGATCTCCGACGCACACTTCGCACTGAAACCGAGACAGCCGGAAAGAACGTCGAATCTCTTGGATATATGAATAATAGGAATTCCTTGCTGTACTCGCCAAAACCAGACCTGCACGAAAATACAGAGAGCGCACGTGACAAACCTGAGGTCCGCATTGATGTTGACGGGAAACAACAAAACTTGCGCTGGGTCGATAGCCAAGTGGATGAACTCGACATTGACATTGCGCTCCAGCGGTTCGAAGAAGCTGTCTCAAACATCGATCGACTACGGAAACTGGCCCGGGGCTTGAAAAGTAACGCAGTCGCACAAGACGTGATCAACGCCAAAGTCGATGAGCGGGCTGCCAGATTGGCGGGGGTGTTGTCTCGGTCTTTAATTGACACTCACTCATTTCcggtgacgacgaagaccaaCGTCACCTGGCTTACCCGGCTGGGCTTTGAGGACCAAGCCCGGGAGTCCTACCTCAAAGCCCGATCTGACAATATTTCAAAGCGAATTCG AGCATGTGTATTCGAGGGTGACCTtcctctttatatattccaAATATCCTATGTCTACTTCACCCTTATTAAGAACACCATTGGCATCTATCAACAATGTTTCCCATCTGTGATGACCAGCGCATGCATCAAATGGGCGAAACACCACTTGGACGGATTCAACGCGCTGCTGACGCGTCAACTAAGCAGCGTACAGCGTGGTACAACCGTATGGCAGAAATGCATTGATGTTGTGCATGAACAGGCGGGTATTTTAGCTGAGGTTGGAGTTGACTTTGCCGACTTAATTGCCAAAGGGTTGGAaatgacggaggaggagaaaacCACGAGGCCAGAGATGACTCGATCAGAATCATTAATCATGGGCTTGGCGGAGGCTGCTGCAAGTAAGGAGCACTAA
- a CDS encoding putative ABC transporter (BUSCO:EOG09262G8Y;~COG:P;~EggNog:ENOG410QE9V;~InterPro:IPR027417,IPR003593,IPR003439;~go_function: GO:0005524 - ATP binding [Evidence IEA]), which yields MPMMLRLATPRARHFRPCCFRSPFRKVSSAAPPLIRIQDATFYENYPTPEDEAKGVNPPIFSNLNFTLPSSPDATGNQHWAVIGAPSRTQFLDVLRGQHICIPPSGRSYPCLLTDEVAQKDPRLRYAANAVQYIGFSGEGSSAIGGTRGAYLSARYESLREETDWTVEQYLRGQTSLNPLDEDKGGTVRDEAFLSQVITQLRLQDLLDIPVANLSNGQTRRARIAKALLGRPELLLLDDPFMGLDPATVRSISDLLHRLASDSDPRLVLSLRPQDTIPDWITHLLVIGRANRILMQGTREEAADMFYVWKSMMGNRKYNSEKHRSLVRQARADMRDGYLDNQLIWDLQLISQRATTLALSVAKDGEPLIEMDGVRVQYGDKVALGGWSQEIKKNPQEGLHWVVRRGQRWAVVGPNGSGKTTLLSLITSDHPQAYALPIKLFGRSRLPEPGKPGISIFELQSRIGHSSPEIHAFFPRQLTVREAIESAYAETFVSKPILNHDRDLDISAALRFFKQELDPNFNVAEKEEPPKVLIDRANFPKMTRTYRGHTLAPDYDIEYADTTTFGQLPTAQQRLILFLRAIVHKPDIVILDEPFSGMSSSLRDKCIHFLEVGELAPRASTATRRSGLKNTWIRGYVPEGGCETSSPSTPPRHQGLSDDQALIMISHVREEIPDIVRHYMLLPSAHEDDETGLDFRFGYLRSQSSLNQQKVWDMLWSPKEEFQEGARRAFHRWEETETEDGVRKLKDVDENVFDWRIL from the exons ATGCCAATGATGTTGCGATTAGCGACGCCAAGGGCGAGACATTTTCGTCCCTGTTGCTTCCGGTCTCCATTTCGCAAAGTATCTTCCGCCGCACCGCCGCTCATTCGCATTCAAGACGCCACTTTCTACGAGAACTACCCAACCCCCGAAGATGAAGCAAAAGGCGTGAACCCACCGATCTTTTCTAACCTAAACTTCACTCTTCCGTCTTCGCCAGATGCGACCGGCAATCAGCATTGGGCTGTCATAGGCGCCCCCTCCCGAACCCAGTTCCTCGACGTTCTTCGCGGCCAACACATTTGTATCCCACCTTCCGGCCGCAGCTATCCGTGCCTGCTCACAGACGAAGTTGCGCAGAAGGACCCTCGATTACGGTACGCGGCGAATGCAGTTCAATATATTGGATTTAGTGGCGAGGGGTCGAGTGCCATTGGAGGCACGCGGGGCGCATACTTGAGTGCTCGATATGAGAGTCTGCGGGAGGAAACCGACTGGACTGTTGAACAGTACCTTAGAGGCCAGACTTCGCTCAATCCCTTGGATGAGGATAAGGGCGGCACGGTTCGTGACGAGGCTTTTCTATCGCAGGTTATTACCCAGTTGCGCTTGCAGGACCTGCTTGACATACCCGTTGCAAACCTGAGCAACGGCCAAACGAGACGGGCTCGGATCGCAAAGGCTCTGCTCGGAAGGCCGGAGCTTCTGCTCCTTGACGATCCTTTCA TGGGACTTGACCCCGCGACAGTCAGAAGCATATCAGATCTCCTTCATCGGCTAGCGAGCGATTCTGATCCTCGATTGGTGCTATCTCTACGACCACAGGATACAATCCCGGACTGGATCACACATCTTCTTGTCATTGGAAGGGCGAACCGTATTCTCATGCAGGGAACACGGGAAGAGGCTGCGGATATGTTCTACGTATGGAAGTCGATGATGGGAAATCGGAAATACAATAGCGAAAAGCACAGGTCCCTAGTCCGTCAAGCTAGAGCCGACATGAGAGACGGTTATCTTGATAATCAGCTCATCTGGGATTTGCAGCTAATCTCACAGCGTGCTACAACACTCGCACTTAGTGTGGCAAAGGATGGCGAGCCTCTCATCGAAATGGATGGAGTTCGTGTGCAGTACGGGGACAAAGTTGCTCTAGGAGGTTGGAGTCAGGAAATCAAGAAAAACCCACAAGAAGGTCTACACTGGGTTGTCCGTCGTGGACAGCGATGGGCGGTTGTAGGACCCAACGGCTCCGGCAAGACgactctcctctctctcatCACCTCCGATCACCCACAAGCCTACGCCCTCCCCATCAAGCTCTTTGGCCGTTCTCGCCTTCCTGAGCCTGGCAAGCCGGGGATCTCAATCTTCGAACTGCAATCCCGCATCGGCCACTCCTCCCCCGAAATACACGCCTTTTTCCCCCGCCAACTCACAGTCCGCGAGGCAATTGAGTCAGCCTACGCAGAAACCTTCGTCTCCAAGCCCATCCTCAACCATGACCGCGATCTCGATATCTCCGCCGCCCTCCGTTTCTTCAAACAAGAACTAGATCCCAACTTCAACGTcgccgagaaagaagaaccGCCCAAGGTATTGATAGACCGCGCAAACTTCCCCAAGATGACTCGCACCTACAGAGGCCACACCCTCGCTCCCGACTACGACATTGAATACGCGGACACAACCACCTTCGGCCAACTCCCCACAGCTCAGCAACGCCTCATCCTTTTCCTCCGCGCCATAGTCCACAAACCAGACATTGTCATACTCGACGAACCCTTCTCCGGAATGTCCAGCTCCCTCCGCGACAAATGCATCCACTTCCTCGAAGTCGGCGAACTAGCTCCCCGCGCATCCACCGCGACTAGACGCTCCGGGTTAAAGAACACCTGGATCCGCGGCTACGTACCCGAGGGAGGCTGCGAGACATCCTCGCCTTCCACGCCCCCGCGGCACCAGGGTCTGTCCGACGACCAGGCCCTTATAATGATCAGCCATGTCCGCGAGGAAATCCCCGACATTGTGCGTCATTACATGCTTCTCCCATCTGCGCACGAGGACGACGAAACGGGGCTGGATTTCCGATTTGGGTACCTTAGGTCTCAGAGCTCGTTGAATCAGCAGAAGGTCTGGGATATGTTGTGGTCGCCTAAGGAGGAGTTTCAGGAAGGGGCTAGGAGGGCCTTTCACCGGTGGGAGGAGACCGAGACGGAGGATGGGgtgaggaagttgaaggatgttgatgaaAATGTTTTTGACTGGCggattctttaa
- the gel2 gene encoding 1,3-beta-glucanosyltransferase gel2 (CAZy:GH72;~COG:S;~EggNog:ENOG410PFIQ;~InterPro:IPR017853,IPR004886;~PFAM:PF03198;~SECRETED:SignalP(1-21);~TransMembrane:1 (n8-16c21/22o445-466i)): MVPAYGRILAAVCALATTANAVVPVEVKGKDFVNSETGDRFQVLGVDYQPGGTSAVNKKTDPLSDRDECLRDAALMQRLGVNTIRIYNLSPELNHDECVSIFNAAGIYMILDVNSPLYPGYIDRTAPWETYNKDYYTQVFGIVEAFKDYPNTLAFFAGNEVINEDSVKQVPQYIRAVQRDMKEYIDNHLDRAIPVGYSAADIRPILEDTLNYFMCEDEDSPKSHSDFFGLNSYSWCGDADYKSSGYNVLTDMVSDATIPVFFSEYGCNEVKPREFTEVAAIYGEEMSQSFSGGLVYEYTQEDNDYGLVKLNNSDTATLLIDFENLQKQYAKLDMDRIRSSNSSQTNIKPITCSSDLIKNGTFSSNFTLPAKPPGVQKLIDDGYDKVTAGKLVDVESEDVKQTIYDHTGKKVTGLKLNVLADGESNEPGGSTGSSSGSSSDDDDNAAGIVAVPVGLATIAATLFALVML, from the exons ATGGTCCCC GCATACGGTCGCATTCTCGCCGCGGTCTGCGCTCTCGCAACTACCGCCAATGCTGTTGTCCCCGTTGAAGTCAAGGGAAAGGACTTTGTCAACAGCGAGACGGGTGATCGTTTCCAGGTTCTTGGTGTTGA TTACCAGCCCGGTGGTACCTCCGCCGTCAACAAAAAAACCGACCCTCTCAGTGACCGCGATGAGTGTCTGCGCGATGCTGCGCTTATGCAGAGACTGGGT GTGAACACCATCCGTATCTACAACTTGTCGCCTGAGCTCAACCACGACGAGTGtgtctccatcttcaatgcCGCCGGAATCTACATGATCCTCGACGTTAACTCGCCTCTGTACCCCGGTTATATCGACCGTACTGCTCCTTGGGAAACCTACAACAAGGACTACTACACCCAGGTCTTCGGTATCGTTGAGGCTTTCAAGGACTACCCTAACACTCTGGCTTTCTTCGCCGGAAACGAGGTTATCAACGAGGACAGTGTTAAGCAAGTGCCTCAGTACATTCGT GCGGTCCAACGTGACATGAAGGAATATATTGACAACCACCTCGACCGTGCGATCCCCGTCGGTTACTCCGCTGCTGATATTCGCCCTATCCTTGAGGATACTCTCAACTACTTCATgtgcgaggatgaggactcCCCCAAGTCCCACTCCGACTTCTTCGGCCTGAACTCCTACTCCTGGTGCGGAGACGCCGACTACAAGAGCTCCGGATACAACGTCCTCACCGACATGGTTAGCGACGCCACCATCCCCGTCTTCTTTTCTGAGTACGGCTGCAACGAAGTTAAGCCTCGTGAGTTCACTGAAGTCGCCGCCATCTATGGCGAGGAGATGTCTCAGTCTTTCTCTGGCGGTCTCGTCTACGAGTACACCCAGGAAGACAACGACTACGGTCTTGTCAAGCTCAACAACAGCGACACCGCCACCCTGCTCATTGACTTTGAGAATCTGCAGAAGCAGTACGCCAAGCTCGACATGGACCGCATCcgctcctccaactccagccaGACCAACATCAAGCCCATCACCTGCAGCTCTGACCTCATCAAGAACGGTACATTCAGCAGCAACTTTACCCTCCCCGCTAAGCCCCCAGGTGTCCAGAAGCTCATTGACGACGGCTACGACAAGGTCACGGCCGGCAAGCTCGTCGATGTTGAGTCCGAGGACGTCAAGCAGACCATCTATGACCACACTGGCAAGAAGGTGACCGGCCTCAAGTTGAATGTTCTTGCCGACGGCGAGTCCAACGAACCCGGTGGCAGCActggctccagctccggctctagctccgatgacgacgacaatgCCGCTGGCATCGTCGCTGTGCCTGTGGGCCTGGCCACTATTGCCGCTACCCTGTTTGCTCTGGTCATGCTGTAA
- a CDS encoding F-box and WD domain protein (COG:S;~EggNog:ENOG410PJU2;~InterPro:IPR001810,IPR036322,IPR015943,IPR036047, IPR003903;~PFAM:PF00646,PF12937;~go_function: GO:0005515 - protein binding [Evidence IEA]): protein MQPAPSDVSNRSRTVNRSPDNFHSTQHGHDLYCDSQISGRLPWGTGDIPMGSDSSADELSLLNTESSSAIDRVSEYEIKSRSQSDFGFIVIPSTKESSLSIDAFPNEVLTHILSHLPPPALSSIALVSRRFHSLVTTPHAWRIAFSRYFPGPSALEDAHDSDRLTSDKRYFSRLTALASWRSEYILRTRLLRSLSRGKPAQFGLAKRSPAVRTASVRNGSAIATYTSQLLYPVSHLNGNFGNESSRKEPLFIHGASEQCAVTASDPSTVKVGTWGLADHNFSRHFADSFPGETEYGLGSGNIVGVPNSMEISQPYGMIYGEGCPQGRIYYLSTAEQRGRFLGLPNDSGSQPQFGIPAINHITTAITAVWIAKSADILKMTGGLVGMLSGSSSGILSAYALGPHPTYEKRFERGQVTARWVLSPGVPIVSIAVDENYSVKRHQRGRVWAAVLNALGEVFYLSDLPQQTDPMPTNITPEITDQQAWKTGRSVRWELVEVSRRTARPDPFNRELVDGSYSPRSSSDSMKLSDEQVTAETKEIEQFLSFKPKHFRKVCEGWDMRRDLRVDFPGGDGHGAGEVFVVIQRGDGEDQKAAIRRYARKIIPSHLPIPVSKPDTPSPAVVTSSIFGGPASSPAVSSATNSFPPSRASSQLTETVFSAANTEWYITEFHFDGRKSLQITTSALDNSTYSVLAPDEDLLMSGNPESSSAVSSPLPHMQRPSGAEIPGQRGRYMAVGTATGSVFVWDIRSPTAKNSEIVNSVAPIRCIFTESPSVSCVALTSLYLVHGGNDGLVQAWDPLASTSRPIRTINSRFSTRARRRLVQAEASMNGVGNNFYATGAISLDPDPTRLRGMVALGTHLRYWSYSSSAADQYKSNKRRLRYGQRGNNLGAGGQRFNNSGRGAINDYIEDEKREMELQAKADQKERAHLSNRFGVDLLGPDVSEEELLAYAQLLSQEAYSSEATKRGDTVEDSVISTSPSDTIGPNDSSFAPDELSSASSPCNDPVEDDLDPEIAEAIRLSLLEESANQGSFEPPSPFAVKHSNGMSSVKSASSSPKAEAAESSRQQEIDDLDLAIQLSLVETNGYEHEQLGDPSDHQDDEFPSLPASQSPASAKNKGKARVVW from the exons ATGCAGCCAGCGCCCTCTGACGTTTCCAATCGCTCACGCACTGTAAACCGCTCCCCAGACAACTTTCACTCTACCCAGCATGGACATGATCTTTATTGCGACTCCCAAATCTCTGGCCGTCTCCCCTGGGGCACCGGAGACATTCCTATGGGCTCTGACTCATCGGCCGACGAGTTATCGCTCCTAAACACCGAGTCCTCGTCAGCAATCGATCGAGTGAGTGAGTACGAGATTAAATCTCGGAGTCAGTCGGATTTTGGATTCATCGTGATACCGTCAACGAAGGAGTCGAGCTTGTCAATTGATGCATTCCCGAATG AGGTCTTAACCCATATTTTATCCCACCTGCCTCCGCCGGCACTGTCATCTATCGCACTGGTGTCCCGTCGGTTCCACAGTCTTGTTACTACCCCTCATGCGTGGAGGATCGCCTTCTCGCGCTACTTCCCTGGCCCCTCGGCTTTGGAAGATGCTCATGACTCCGATCGATTGACGTCAGACAAACGATACTTTTCAAGACTTACTGCATTAGCCTCGTGGAGGAGCGAATATATCCTAAGAACTCGCTTGCTGCGATCACTTTCGAGAGGCAAACCAGCTCAATTCGGATTAGCTAAGAGGAGTCCTGCGGTCCGAACCGCATCAGTCCGTAATGGAAGCGCGATCGCGACCTACACTTCGCAGCTCTTGTACCCTGTCAGCCATCTGAATGGAAATTTTGGCAACGAATCTTCAAGAAAGGAGCCTCTCTTTATCCATGGCGCCTCAGAGCAGTGTGCGGTGACCGCTAGCGACCCCTCAACTGTCAAGGTTGGCACCTGGGGTTTGGCCGATCACAATTTCTCTCGTCACTTCGCCGATTCGTTTCCTGGGGAGACAGAATATGGACTTGGATCTGGTAATATTGTTGGGGTGCCCAACTCGATGGAGATCAGCCAGCCTTATGGCATGATTTACGGCGAAGGGTGCCCACAAGGACGTATTTACTATTTGTCCACGGCCGAGCAGAGGGGAAGGTTTTTAGGTCTTCCTAACGATAGTGGATCGCAACCTCAGTTCGGTATTCCTGCCATTAACCACATCACAACTGCGATCACTGCCGTATGGATCGCGAAATCGGCCGACATACTCAAAATGACCGGCGGGTTGGTTGGAATGTTGTCTGGGTCGTCCTCGGGGATTCTAAGCGCTTATGCCTTGGGCCCTCATCCAACCTACGAGAAGCGATTCGAAAGAGGTCAGGTTACAGCTCGATGGGTTCTTAGCCCTGGTGTCCCTATCGTCTCAATTGCGGTTGATGAGAACTATTCCGTGAAGCGCCATCAGCGTGGTCGCGTGTGGGCGGCTGTCCTCAATGCATTGGGAGAGGTGTTCTATCTCTCCGATCTGCCCCAGCAAACCGATCCTATGCCGACCAATATAACGCCCGAGATTACCGATCAACAAGCTTGGAAAACCGGGCGCAGTGTCCGATGGGAGCTAGTGGAGGTCAGCAGGCGGACCGCTCGACCCGATCCGTTTAATCGCGAGCTTGTCGACGGCAGTTATAGCCCACGATCGTCTTCTGACTCAATGAAACTTAGCGACGAGCAGGTAACAGCAGAGACAAAAGAAATTGAGCAATTCTTATCTTTCAAACCGAAGCATTTCCGCAAGGTGTGCGAAGGTTGGGATATGAGGCGCGACCTGAGAGTGGATTTCCCTGGAggcgatggccatggtgctggtgagGTATTCGTCGTGATTCAACGTGGTGACGGAGAAGACCAAAAAGCCGCTATTCGCAGATACGCCCGTAAAATTATACCGTCTCATTTGCCAATACCCGTTTCCAAGCCAGATACGCCTTCTCCAGCCGTCGTTACCTCTTCGATTTTCGGTGGACCTGCCAGTTCCCCAGCAGTTTCGTCCGCCACAAACAGTTTCCCACCCTCTCGAGCCTCAAGTCAACTCACAGAAACCGTTTTCTCTGCGGCAAACACCGAATGGTACATTACCGAATTTCACTTCGATGGTCGAAAGTCTTTGCAAATCACAACAAGTGCTTTAGACAATTCGACCTATTCCGTCTTGGCTCCTGATGAGGATCTTCTTATGTCGGGCAACCCCGAGTCATCCTCTGCTGTATCGTCACCCTTGCCGCACATGCAACGGCCTTCCGGCGCTGAAATACCAGGGCAACGTGGGCGATATATGGCGGTTGGTACTGCCACTGGTTCGGTTTTCGTTTGGGACATTCGCTCCCCCACCGCAAAGAATTCCGAGATTGTCAACTCTGTTGCGCCGATTCGATGCATATTCACTGAATCCCCAAGTGTGTCTTGTGTCGCTCTGACGTCTTTGTATCTGGTGCATGGTGGAAATGATGGACTAGTGCAAGCTTGGGATCCCCTCGCTTCCACAAGCCGTCCAATTCGAACCATCAATTCCCGTTTCTCGACGCGTGCGCGCCGACGGTTGGTCCAGGCCGAAGCTTCCATGAATGGCGTTGGAAATAATTTCTACGCAACGGGTGCGATAAGTCTCGATCCCGATCCCACTCGTCTAAGAGGTATGGTGGCCTTGGGCACCCATCTTCGCTACTGGTCGTATAGCTCCTCTGCTGCAGACCAGTATAAGAGTAACAAGCGGCGGCTTCGTTATGGCCAACGAGGTAACAACCTAGGCGCCGGCGGTCAGCGATTCAACAACAGTGGACGCGGGGCCATCAATGATTACATCGAGGATGAGAAACGGGAAATGGAGCTACAAGCGAAAGCCGACCAGAAAGAGAGAGCCCACCTAAGTAACCGGTTTGGGGTCGACCTCTTGGGTCCGGATGTTAGCGAAGAGGAGCTGCTCGCCTATGCACAGCTGTTGAGCCAGGAGGCATACAGCAGCGAAGCTACGAAGCGGGGCGATACTGTGGAGGATTCTGTTATCAGTACTTCGCCCAGCGACACTATCGGACCGAATGATAGTTCTTTTGCACCCGATGAGCTTTCGTCGGCCTCTTCTCCGTGCAACGACCCTGTCGAAGATGACCTAGACCCAGAAATTGCGGAAGCAATTCGATTGAGTCTTCTTGAAGAATCCGCAAACCAAGGCTCATTTGAGCCACCTTCACCCTTTGCTGTCAAACACTCGAATGGCATGTCGTCGGTTAAGAGTGCATCGTCTTCTCCTAAagcagaagctgcagagAGCAGCCGGCAGCAGGAGATAGACGATCTAGATTTGGCCATCCAGCTGAGTCTTGTGGAGACTAATGGCTATGAGCATGAACAACTTGGTGATCCTTCTGACCATCAAGACGACGAGTTCCCCTCTCTTCCAGCGTCACAGTCTCCAGCATCCGCAaagaacaagggcaaggctCGGGTGGTCTGGTAG